ACCAAACCCCTCGTTTGACGCCATATATATTACCTTCTCATACGCACAAATCACATGTGCTTGTCATAATCTTTCTTGGTCTCTTCTTTTCCCCTTCTGTCAGCaacttttaatctttaaaatcatcagAAAAAAGGCAGGCAATGGCCAATGATCAAATGAAACCCGTGGCTGGTCTGcttttgttccttaatttctGCATGTATGTCATTGTTTTGGGGATTGGTGGATGGGCCGTCAATAAAGCCATCGATCATGGTTTTATCATTGGTATGTCACCATCCTTGTATTTGCCTCTATCCATAACCCTTCTTTTATCGCAAGTAAATACTAGTGTTAGAATAGAATATAACGTATTCCtaaggttttaatttttttagtgggATTCTTTATGTGACACCTCCATGCAGGACCTGGCTTTGAACTTCCCGCGCATTTCTCACCCATTTACTTCTCCATGGGAAATGCTGCCACTGGATTCTTCGTGACATTTGCTATGCTAGCCGGAGTTGTCGGTGTAGCATCTGCCATTGCCGGCATTAACCATATCCGTTCATGGCATGCCAGTAGCTTACCGTCAGCAGCTTCGGTTGCAGGCGTTGCTTGGACCCTTACTCTACTTGCCATGGGGTCAGACACCCTCTTAACTCTTGCCATCTTCAGACACTAGCTTTTAACATCCAATCTAAAGTTGAAAAATATCCAACCCTTCGTTTCTAAACTAACCTGAAAATTTTCTTTCGCAGATTTGCCTGCAAACAGATTGACCTTGAAATCAGGAATGCTCGTCTGGTAAGAATGAACTTCACCACTCACCCAATTAAAACCTCcatcacattttattccttgaaAGAAATTGCAACATACATATGTATGTGAATCTGTTGGCTAAAGTGAATGATTTCTTATTTTGCAGAGAACAATGGAAGCATTTATAATCATTCTTACAGTTACACAGCTATTTTACATAGCAGCGATTCACGGTGGAGCTTAAACGATATATGTTGAAAACATGGTTAAATGCTCCGTGATTGCGtctttattttatatcttttatcgCCATGAATTTTTCTCTTTTGTATTCATTTGATTCTTTAGATGTAATTGGTGTATGATACAATTGGATTTTTACATCTTGTAAAATCTTCTGGTGCAATAACAAGATTTCATCAATCTCCCAATGCTTCTCTATCTTTGATGTCCAACCAGTAAAGTGACATTCTTCACATACTAGGTTAATTCGATTAAGTTTATTGAGTTTCGAGTTTCATATTTAATTGATCCCAAAGAACGGCTAGGTTTCCGGTTCCAAAACAAAGCAATGGTTACTCAAGAACATTTTTCTCCTCAAGGCAGCCCTAATCAAAGAAACTAATCTTCAATCATGTACAATCCATGATTATAAAGTAGTAGTATTTAACACCTCTTATGATCTTAGCTAAGAAACACTAACCATAAATTTGCTGTGGAAGAAACAGACAAAATTCAGAATATCGGCACTGACAAAGCAACCATGTTGAAATTACACTCAAAAGCCTTGGTATTCTTTAACGAAACTAGTCCACACGGTTTGGAACAAGAACTAAATAACCTAGCTAAGAAACTAAGCCGCAAAAGTGACAATAAAAGAATGTAATCAAAGCTAGGAACCAACAACTAGCAACTATCAGCATTCACAGTATAACTACGACAAAATTTCATTACTGTTTTTCTAGCTAGGTCTGATGCcccttattcttaaaaaaaaaaagaaaacacatcGGGCCTTGAAATGAAATAGACGTATAGAAACCAAACCCTTTGTGACTTTGACGAATTGCCATGTCTACTGAAGCCCCATGAACCGATGGTTCTGCATTAAAAAGAAACCGAACAATATATCAGGCACATGACTCAGCTTTATGTTAAGTTATGCAAGGGGGTAATGACAGAGCCACTAATCaagtttcttctttttatttttttgtttttttaacatgGAACAATATATCAGTATCAATCACCAACAATTAAGTTGACCAAGATATTTTCCCCAGTTGACACTAGAAATTGGAATGCTGTACACATATAGACATCCAATCATTTATATGGAACTTCTAAGTTGGAAATGGAGGGGAGGTCAAAATACAATTGCCCTTGGCAGATGATCCTTAATTCCATGAGGCAGGCAATTAATCCCAGACATAGCCTTCAGCATATTATGCAAAGCCAAATTTTGCCAAGTTTTCTAGAGGATAATTGAAGAAAATGAGCGCATCAATTGAACATGCTACCATATACTGTAATAATGAAgccagaaagaaaaagaaaaacacgcACACAcagagagagaaaaatcaaggcCATTGAAGAAGATTGTAAAAGAATGCCAGATAGTTGAAGAACAACCATACGATATGAGGAGCAATAAGTTCCAGATATCAAGATGCAGTTACATAATCCTAGTGTTCTCATGTGAGCACACACAAGAGGATATGAGCTACCGAGCATATCTTAATATGAAGTACTGCAAACTGTAAAGGAAAGTATACTGCAGTTATTAAATTCAATGGATAAATCAAACCTGCAATTATCTCCCAGAACCAGTAAGAACATCAAGCAATCCGCAGCAACTGAACAACGAGGTTCTTTGCACCACTGGTGGAGTCGAAGCAACAAGAGGCTTGGGAACCAATGCAGCAAATAAACAAGAAAACCCATTAAGTCAActtaaataaagaattttaaaCCCGCAACTTTAGAAAACAATAGGAGCAAAGATATACCTGCTTTTCAGAATGATCATGGGACTCAAGATGTTGGGGATTTTCCACCACAGTACTACTTTCAGCAGTAGAAGTAGCAGAGGATGATacattttttccttcattttctccCAACTCAACCTGAGAGACACCATTTGAAGAAGGCAATAGTTTCTCTTCACTTTCCTTCAACCCTGGTTCAACTACAACAGACACTGATTTGTTTGCAGAAACTTCTGCAGCATGATCCAGTTCCTCTGGCACATATAACCCACTTTTTACCAAATTGTCAACGTTAGCAGTTTCAACTGCAGAATTACTATCAACATTTCCGACTGCTTCATTCTCAACCAACTTCAGGACTTCTTCAGATGTAACAGTAGCCAGCTTATCCTCATTGCCATATGCAGTCGCTTCAGAAACAAAATTATAGGCTTCTTCCTTAGAATTCTTCTGAGTGGCTTGAGATTCATCATCTGAACTGCTCCTGCTACTGCTGCTACTAGAGCTCTTCTCATGCTTAATGTGCCGAATGGCGACAAGCGTGGTCTCAAGATCCTCCTTAGGTCCCGACTCATCTTCAACTTTAACAGCAAAAACATCATCCGATCTCAATATCTCAGAACTTTCTGCATCTCTATTGGCTTCTTCCACTGACTTGTCCTCAGTTACATGCGATTGAACAGGTGAAGCCcctctttttccttcttcttccctCTGATTGAATGGATGCTGGTGATTGGGGTCGCCTTGAGATGCGGGGGAACCAACATCGCCACCGTCACTTTCTCTTTCATCTTGGCTTCTTTGATCCCCATTTCCTAGCACCATTTGGTAAAATCAGAATAGTTCTAATCACTAAGCAAACAGCAAGTCTACCAACCCCCTCTAGAAATGACCGAAATAAACACTATAGAAAAACCGAGTGACAATTTTAAATTGACTAAGCGAAATTATCTCCGATGATTTTCCATGAAACctaacttaaaaagaaaaaccatGAGCACATGGCAATTAAAACCAAGAAAAAATAAAACGCACCGGACTATAACTTGAGAAATGATAGAGAAGAATTCGGGATCCAATTCATTAATAGCAGGAACTGAGGTAAAAAACAAGAAAATCTcggaaaaggaaaaaagaaaagaaaatatcataaaGTAACCAGTAAGTGATTAAAGAATGACAATCCCAATGAAAAGCAACCGAATCTATTAATCAAGGGTAAGAACTAGAAAATTAACACTATTAGCTATGAAACCTTCAAAGCAAGCTGATTTACTTTAATAAATATCAAAAACAGTAAATCCAGAAATGAATAGCATCGACAGATGGATAATCaaatcaagattcaaccaaaaggACTtctcattaataaataaaaaaggaaaataccCATCATCattaaagagaaaaagaaaacccaaaaacaaagattCCATAGAAAAGCAAAGCAAAATACCATGTGGGTTGTTGTTAGTTGATGAATTGGTGTTGTTGGTTGCTTGTTCCTTCTTTTTCTTAGCCGCTTTTCTCTTCTTAGAACCTGATGGCATGATTGATGATGATTCCCCCCTTCTCTTTTTTCTCCTCCACAGATCGTGTGAGGTGTCCCCTAAtatcccctctctctctctctctctctctctatgtGCCTATTTGGCTGCTCTCACTCACCGTGAACTATCCTACCTGTATAATACacagtaaatattaatattttgtaGCTGTGGTTTCAGAAATTATACAACAAAGTAGTGGCAAAACCCAAAGCATAATTGGTTGCTAGTGCTACAATTCAGATTCTGCTTCAAGCAACGCTCTGTGCATTCTCTCTTTGATGGTTAAAACATTTTGTCCTTCATTAACTTGTTTTTATCCTGTGCTTTGCTAAAATGGGACTTTTTATTTTATGGCAGGTACAACGAATAAGTGACATTTTTTAATTGCGccattatttcattattattcatttatttatttatagccACATGATTTTTGTTAGTatactacttttatttttatttttattttctttgcattttttgGGGGGATTTGATTGTTTCTCTAAATCTGGACTTTTTTATAAAATACACGGCATTGATGGGCCCATAGAGGGTACTTCTGCggtatatttgaaaaatgaaaatggcttgaaatcatgaaattttgaaaataagtggTACAGCTGTTCATGTATACAGTTTAACATTTTTTTGAATTAgatttcaaatatattaaaaaggttTTATTATAGTTTTAGTCCTTTTGCTTTTTTGGCTTAAATAATATTTGACACCTAATGCAACAGctcgttttcagtaaaatcagaacagtagtttcgagattacaaatctgagtcagaaagaaaaattattttaatattattgcatggtctgcattataaTATGAATAACTTATGAAAATTTCGTTGATAAAATTTTACCggttacatgtttaattgataaaatgaccaaatagtgtaaaatgcaaaagttgagttctagtagctataggtagcaaatagctatggaatttaaaacttgaggtccttatatgaaattagaccattaaatggagttagtagataattatgatgattcatccatggaaaattaaataaagaaaaggactaaattggaaattgaaataattaaagatgataataatctaatatcatcttattttcatcatcttccccaattttttttatgaaaaccctagctaagaaAAAAATaactcaagcaagcttaattgggtaagcattcttgtcctgtttttagtaatttttatatttccgagatcGCAATAACCTAATCTAGTTAATTTGGGGATTagtttgcaaagttatcaaagtattaaaatttttccaaggatgagtatgctgaaattttgaaattcatggtagaaaaatggaaggttgttgatagataaacaacttttgtaaagaaaatttccatgaaattgtgatttagggactaaattgaaaagatgtaaaattcatggaaaattttttattttcgtgAAATACATGGACGATTATTGTTATATGTAAGACGATtattgttatatgtaaaaatcggctaggcttggaataaggattaaattgcatgaatttcatttttcgagcctagggatgaaattggaattaattaaaagtataagggcaaaatggtacttttacctaagatgtgaattgggttgatttgaatataaaatataataaattggtGATTAagttcatttatatagatccagaaagatcaaataaggagttagatagaggaaaagaaaaagtatcggaatagtagattttcatacacgagcaagtgttgaggtaagttcgtgtaactaaattgtgtacatttatatgtttgaattaaatgttgtatatgtgaatattgaattgtataattgttatgtttatgaaattaatcATATATTCGAAAAATGCTCGATAAATACTAAAACCTgtttgaatacatgaaaatcgATTGGATACAGGGCTctcgtattggttgtggtcttgcatatgttgcagacacaccatagctcgaaagagcatcctgttattagctctcatgagcatcccgttatatggttcttgcaagCTTCCCATTATAGCTCTTCAGAGCATCCcgataggttgtgatcctacatgtgttatggacacaccttagctcttatgagcatcccgatatatggctcttcgtgagcttcccgttaaattggctctttgtgagcttcctgatatagCTCGCTTTAACTTCTCGACATATGGCTATctggagcttcc
The genomic region above belongs to Gossypium hirsutum isolate 1008001.06 chromosome D05, Gossypium_hirsutum_v2.1, whole genome shotgun sequence and contains:
- the LOC107905853 gene encoding membrane protein PM19L, giving the protein MANDQMKPVAGLLLFLNFCMYVIVLGIGGWAVNKAIDHGFIIGPGFELPAHFSPIYFSMGNAATGFFVTFAMLAGVVGVASAIAGINHIRSWHASSLPSAASVAGVAWTLTLLAMGFACKQIDLEIRNARLRTMEAFIIILTVTQLFYIAAIHGGA
- the LOC107905852 gene encoding uncharacterized protein — translated: MPSGSKKRKAAKKKKEQATNNTNSSTNNNPHGNGDQRSQDERESDGGDVGSPASQGDPNHQHPFNQREEEGKRGASPVQSHVTEDKSVEEANRDAESSEILRSDDVFAVKVEDESGPKEDLETTLVAIRHIKHEKSSSSSSSRSSSDDESQATQKNSKEEAYNFVSEATAYGNEDKLATVTSEEVLKLVENEAVGNVDSNSAVETANVDNLVKSGLYVPEELDHAAEVSANKSVSVVVEPGLKESEEKLLPSSNGVSQVELGENEGKNVSSSATSTAESSTVVENPQHLESHDHSEKQPLVASTPPVVQRTSLFSCCGLLDVLTGSGR